A region from the Thauera humireducens genome encodes:
- a CDS encoding 5-(carboxyamino)imidazole ribonucleotide synthase: protein MILPPATLGMLGGGQLGRFFVSAAHEMGYKVWVLDPDPHSPAGLIADRHLVAAYDDYAALDTLGNGCAAVTTEFENVPADTLDYLAKFIPVHPAASAVAVCQNRIAEKSFLADNGLPHGPFAAIRSEDDVRNANAGLFPAVLKVARFGYDGKGQARVADRDEAVAAFQHFKGEPCVLEKMLTLDYEVSVVLARDEAGNVRCFPTGENRHRNGILDVTIAPAQASACLRDNAQEIAERIADKLGYVGTLGVEFFVCRGELFVNEMAPRPHNSGHHTIDACDVSQYEQQVRALCGLPLPTPRQHSAAVMVNLLGELWYEDGKGHGAYREPDWSLLHAVPGLRLHLYGKHHARPGRKMGHFVVTGDDAAAVLEHALAARAAIGIRDA, encoded by the coding sequence ATGATCCTCCCGCCTGCCACCCTTGGCATGCTCGGCGGCGGCCAGCTCGGCCGCTTTTTCGTTTCGGCCGCACACGAGATGGGCTACAAGGTCTGGGTGCTCGATCCCGACCCGCACAGCCCCGCCGGCCTGATCGCCGACCGCCACCTGGTTGCTGCCTACGACGACTACGCCGCGCTCGATACGCTGGGCAACGGATGTGCCGCAGTGACGACCGAGTTCGAGAACGTCCCTGCAGACACGCTCGACTACCTCGCCAAGTTCATCCCGGTGCATCCGGCGGCGAGCGCGGTCGCGGTATGTCAGAACCGCATCGCGGAGAAGAGCTTCCTCGCCGACAACGGCCTGCCGCACGGTCCCTTCGCCGCCATCCGCAGCGAGGACGACGTGCGCAACGCCAACGCCGGCCTGTTCCCGGCCGTGCTCAAGGTGGCGCGCTTCGGCTACGACGGCAAGGGTCAGGCCCGCGTCGCCGACCGCGACGAGGCGGTGGCCGCCTTCCAGCACTTCAAGGGCGAGCCCTGCGTGCTGGAGAAGATGCTGACGCTGGACTACGAGGTGTCCGTGGTGCTGGCGCGCGACGAGGCGGGTAACGTGCGCTGTTTCCCGACCGGCGAGAACCGTCACCGCAACGGCATCCTCGACGTCACCATCGCGCCGGCGCAGGCTTCGGCCTGTCTGAGGGACAACGCGCAGGAGATTGCCGAGCGCATCGCCGACAAGCTCGGCTACGTCGGCACGCTGGGCGTGGAGTTCTTCGTCTGCCGCGGCGAGCTGTTCGTCAACGAGATGGCGCCGCGTCCGCACAACAGCGGTCATCACACCATCGACGCCTGCGACGTCAGCCAGTACGAACAGCAGGTGAGGGCGCTGTGCGGCCTGCCGCTGCCCACGCCGCGCCAGCATTCCGCCGCGGTCATGGTCAATCTGCTCGGCGAACTGTGGTACGAGGACGGAAAGGGTCACGGCGCCTACCGCGAGCCGGACTGGTCGCTGCTGCACGCCGTGCCCGGGCTGCGGCTGCACCTGTACGGCAAGCATCACGCCCGCCCGGGTCGCAAGATGGGCCACTTCGTGGTGACTGGCGACGATGCTGCCGCGGTGCTGGAGCACGCGCTGGCTGCGCGTGCCGCGATCGGCATCCGCGACGCGTGA
- a CDS encoding L-threonylcarbamoyladenylate synthase encodes MSDTGIKPRGRIEPPTLVAIREAADLLRAGDIVGMPTETVYGLAADALNPEAVRKIFAAKGRPADHPLIVHLPSADHLPRWAASIPKDAIALARAFWPGPLTLILKRTPEVPLEVTGGQDTVGLRVPSHSIALAMLQVFDSGIAAPSANRFGRISPTSAVHVQEELGERVAMIVDGGACAVGIESTILDFSRDVPEILRPGAITPDDIARVIGRRPRVRGETEPAAATEGAAAPAPRVSGALAAHYAPRTPLRLVEPALLADEAATLAGEGSRVAVLAHATPNPHDARLIWQAMPADPAAYAHELYANLRAADALDADFILIEALPGGPGWAAVADRLGRAAVGSGAEDD; translated from the coding sequence ATGAGCGACACCGGGATCAAGCCGCGCGGCCGCATCGAACCGCCCACACTGGTCGCCATCCGCGAGGCGGCCGATCTGCTGCGCGCCGGCGACATCGTCGGCATGCCGACCGAAACGGTGTATGGCCTCGCCGCCGATGCGCTGAACCCAGAAGCGGTCCGCAAGATCTTTGCCGCAAAGGGGCGGCCGGCCGATCATCCGCTCATCGTCCATCTGCCCTCGGCCGACCACCTGCCACGCTGGGCGGCCAGCATCCCCAAGGACGCCATCGCGCTCGCGCGCGCCTTCTGGCCCGGCCCGCTGACACTGATCCTGAAGCGCACGCCCGAGGTGCCCCTTGAGGTCACCGGCGGCCAGGACACGGTCGGCCTGCGTGTGCCTTCGCATTCCATCGCGCTGGCCATGTTGCAGGTGTTCGATTCCGGCATCGCTGCGCCCAGCGCGAATCGCTTCGGCCGCATCAGCCCGACCTCCGCCGTGCATGTCCAGGAGGAACTGGGCGAGCGCGTGGCGATGATCGTCGACGGCGGCGCGTGCGCGGTCGGCATCGAATCGACCATCCTCGACTTCTCGCGCGATGTGCCGGAGATCCTGCGCCCCGGCGCGATCACGCCCGACGACATTGCCCGCGTCATCGGTCGCCGTCCGCGCGTGCGCGGCGAAACCGAGCCCGCAGCGGCCACCGAAGGCGCTGCCGCACCAGCGCCGCGCGTCTCGGGCGCGCTGGCGGCGCATTACGCCCCGCGCACGCCGCTGCGCCTGGTCGAGCCCGCGCTGCTCGCCGACGAGGCCGCCACGCTGGCGGGCGAGGGTAGCCGCGTCGCCGTGCTTGCGCACGCCACGCCCAATCCGCACGACGCCCGCCTCATCTGGCAGGCGATGCCGGCCGATCCCGCCGCCTACGCGCACGAGCTCTACGCCAACCTGCGCGCCGCGGACGCCCTCGACGCCGACTTCATCCTCATCGAAGCCCTGCCGGGCGGGCCCGGCTGGGCCGCCGTGGCCGACCGCCTCGGGCGCGCCGCGGTGGGCTCCGGCGCGGAGGACGATTGA
- a CDS encoding type II toxin-antitoxin system RelE/ParE family toxin: MSYQIKELLLDDGDSPFAQWFGSLEAVAAAKVRVAVSRMEQGNLSNVEWFRGIGEYKIDWGPGLRIYLAKDGLKIIILIGGGTKKRQQQDIEQAVALWEDYKRRKASTSKGAK; this comes from the coding sequence ATGAGCTACCAGATCAAAGAACTACTGCTGGACGATGGCGACAGCCCCTTTGCGCAGTGGTTCGGGTCGCTGGAGGCCGTTGCTGCTGCCAAGGTGCGGGTGGCCGTAAGCCGGATGGAGCAGGGCAACCTGTCCAACGTCGAGTGGTTTCGTGGCATTGGTGAGTACAAGATCGACTGGGGGCCGGGGTTGCGCATCTACCTGGCCAAGGACGGTCTGAAGATCATCATCCTGATCGGTGGCGGCACCAAGAAGCGCCAGCAGCAGGACATCGAGCAGGCTGTGGCGCTGTGGGAAGACTACAAGCGCCGCAAAGCATCAACCTCCAAGGGAGCGAAGTGA
- a CDS encoding DNA-binding protein, whose translation MALTRDFKETVAARVQSDPAFAQALLDEAITLFVNGEPESAKLILRDLVNATVGFEALAEEIHKPAKSLHRMLSRSGNPTMSNISAVFAAIKRALKVEVHTRIVMA comes from the coding sequence ATGGCACTGACCCGTGACTTCAAAGAGACCGTGGCCGCGCGTGTGCAAAGCGATCCAGCCTTTGCGCAGGCGCTTCTGGACGAGGCCATCACCCTGTTCGTCAACGGCGAACCGGAGTCGGCCAAGCTGATCCTGCGTGACCTGGTCAACGCCACGGTGGGTTTCGAGGCGCTGGCCGAGGAGATTCACAAACCTGCCAAGAGCCTGCACCGCATGTTGTCAAGGTCGGGCAACCCGACCATGAGCAACATTTCGGCCGTATTTGCCGCCATCAAGCGCGCGCTCAAGGTCGAGGTGCATACCCGGATCGTGATGGCCTGA
- a CDS encoding recombinase family protein: MNAPLQVPPRRCAVYCRVSSDERLDQSFNSIDAQKEAGHAFIKSQGHEGWIAVTDDYDDGGYSGGNMERPALRRLMADIQVGKIDIIVVYKIDRLSRSLADFARMVDVFDRHRVSFSAVTQQINSATSMGRLMLNVLLSFAQFEREVTSERIRDKIAASKAKGMWMGGPLPLGYDVRDRMLVVNETEAALVRRIFGDFVAMRSATLMVKAYASEGVVTKRGKSFTKQTIYKMLNNRVYLGEIVHKGQSFTGQHPAIITPAQWDAVHALIATDGVERRRETNARMREPVLLRGLLFTPDGERLVPSYTVKRDKTYRYYTPVKHRRFGSWASQHGSLPAGPIEALVVEQIVAALSAPHVVQSVWDRIRETHPEMSEAEVVLPMRRLATMWPQLFPAEQCRLAQLLIERVVIADGGLEVFWRDQGWPDLAAELAPGTIGAELQELEASL, translated from the coding sequence ATGAATGCGCCCCTGCAGGTTCCACCGAGACGCTGCGCGGTGTATTGCCGCGTTTCCAGCGACGAACGACTGGACCAGTCCTTCAACTCCATCGATGCGCAGAAGGAAGCGGGCCACGCCTTCATCAAGAGCCAGGGCCATGAGGGCTGGATTGCCGTTACCGACGACTACGACGACGGCGGTTACTCCGGCGGCAACATGGAGCGGCCCGCCCTGCGTCGCCTGATGGCCGATATCCAAGTGGGCAAGATCGACATCATCGTCGTCTACAAGATCGACCGCCTCAGTCGCTCGCTGGCCGATTTCGCGCGGATGGTCGATGTCTTCGATCGCCACCGCGTCAGCTTCAGCGCCGTCACCCAGCAGATCAACTCGGCGACCTCGATGGGCCGCCTGATGCTCAACGTCCTGCTCTCCTTCGCACAGTTCGAGCGCGAGGTCACCAGCGAGCGGATCCGGGACAAGATCGCGGCGAGCAAGGCCAAGGGGATGTGGATGGGCGGACCGCTGCCACTCGGTTACGACGTCCGCGACCGGATGCTGGTGGTGAACGAGACCGAGGCGGCCTTGGTGCGCCGCATCTTCGGGGACTTCGTCGCGATGCGTTCGGCCACGCTGATGGTCAAGGCCTACGCTTCGGAAGGCGTGGTAACCAAGCGTGGGAAGTCCTTCACCAAGCAGACGATCTACAAGATGCTGAACAACCGGGTGTACCTCGGAGAGATCGTTCACAAAGGGCAGAGCTTCACCGGCCAGCACCCAGCCATCATCACGCCGGCACAGTGGGACGCGGTGCATGCGCTGATCGCCACCGACGGCGTCGAGCGGCGGCGCGAGACCAATGCCCGGATGCGCGAGCCAGTGCTGCTGCGCGGACTGCTGTTCACGCCCGATGGCGAACGGCTGGTGCCCAGTTACACGGTCAAGCGGGACAAGACCTATCGCTACTACACCCCGGTCAAGCACCGTCGGTTCGGCTCTTGGGCCAGCCAACATGGCTCCTTGCCCGCTGGACCGATAGAGGCGCTGGTCGTCGAACAGATCGTTGCCGCACTGTCAGCGCCGCACGTGGTGCAGTCGGTGTGGGATCGGATTCGGGAAACCCACCCGGAGATGTCCGAAGCCGAGGTGGTGCTGCCCATGCGCCGGCTGGCCACGATGTGGCCGCAGTTGTTCCCCGCCGAGCAGTGCCGGCTGGCGCAACTGCTCATCGAGCGGGTGGTAATCGCCGACGGCGGCTTGGAGGTCTTCTGGCGGGATCAAGGCTGGCCGGACTTGGCGGCCGAGTTGGCGCCCGGAACCATCGGTGCCGAGTTGCAGGAACTGGAGGCATCCCTATGA
- a CDS encoding DUF2924 domain-containing protein has protein sequence MTDPQHTIAAQLAALPSMRMTELWALWDQHFPRRPSHHNRNYVESRLAYRIQEQAYGALPTNVRKMLVEAGAKHSKIKTHVGRGTQTLLMPGTTLIREWEEREYRVTVTPEGLYALDGHLFKSLSAAARHITGTRWNGPKFFGLRDCKGSEQ, from the coding sequence ATGACGGATCCGCAACACACCATCGCGGCGCAGTTGGCGGCCCTGCCCTCCATGCGGATGACGGAGCTCTGGGCACTGTGGGATCAGCACTTCCCGCGGCGGCCCAGCCACCACAATCGCAACTACGTCGAGTCGCGCCTGGCGTACCGCATCCAGGAACAGGCCTACGGGGCGCTGCCGACCAACGTGCGCAAGATGCTGGTCGAGGCCGGCGCCAAGCACTCCAAGATCAAGACCCACGTCGGGCGCGGCACGCAGACGCTGCTGATGCCCGGCACGACGCTGATCCGCGAATGGGAGGAGCGCGAGTATCGCGTGACGGTCACCCCGGAGGGGCTCTACGCCCTCGATGGTCACCTCTTCAAGAGCCTGTCGGCGGCGGCACGCCACATCACGGGCACGCGTTGGAATGGGCCGAAGTTCTTCGGCCTGCGCGACTGCAAGGGGAGTGAGCAATGA
- a CDS encoding helix-turn-helix transcriptional regulator, protein MHLTPQQLAARWQISEKTLERWRRRGTGPRFLRVVGRVLYPLEAVQACEAQGLVARTHQEARS, encoded by the coding sequence ATGCATCTCACCCCGCAACAGCTCGCGGCCCGCTGGCAGATCAGCGAGAAGACCCTGGAGCGCTGGCGCCGCCGGGGTACTGGACCGCGCTTCCTGCGCGTCGTCGGCCGCGTGCTGTATCCGCTCGAAGCCGTCCAGGCGTGCGAAGCCCAGGGGCTCGTCGCGCGGACGCATCAGGAGGCCCGTTCGTGA
- a CDS encoding DUF3489 domain-containing protein, whose product METLLKLSPAQSLLLRTAARRPDGRVIPPGTLRGGARVKVLTSLLQRGWVEPADGGHVMTDAGYAAIGQQLPVPQDDVQSVDTIGDLQLLEGIPVRPGTKLAALVMALRRPQGATSLQLMLATGWQPHTVRGAISGMLRKKLGLNVVLAHNDSGERVYRVV is encoded by the coding sequence ATGGAGACCCTGCTCAAACTCTCCCCGGCTCAAAGCCTGCTGCTCCGCACTGCCGCCCGCCGTCCTGATGGGCGAGTGATCCCGCCAGGCACCCTGCGTGGCGGCGCACGGGTCAAGGTGCTGACCTCACTGCTGCAGCGCGGGTGGGTTGAGCCTGCCGACGGCGGCCACGTTATGACCGACGCAGGCTACGCGGCCATCGGCCAACAGCTTCCCGTGCCGCAGGATGACGTCCAGTCCGTGGACACCATCGGTGATCTCCAGCTCCTGGAGGGCATCCCGGTTCGCCCTGGCACCAAGCTGGCCGCGCTGGTGATGGCGCTGCGCCGCCCGCAGGGGGCGACCAGCCTCCAACTGATGCTTGCCACCGGCTGGCAGCCACACACCGTGCGTGGGGCGATTTCCGGGATGCTGCGCAAGAAGCTCGGCCTGAACGTGGTGCTGGCGCACAACGACAGCGGCGAACGGGTGTACAGGGTGGTGTGA
- a CDS encoding helix-turn-helix domain-containing protein: MTAEPWVSVDQIAEHLGVTRDSIYRWIGRKGLPAHRVGRLWKFQLSEVDEWVRAGGADDTTGNGPPNAAS; the protein is encoded by the coding sequence ATGACCGCTGAACCATGGGTGTCCGTAGATCAGATCGCCGAGCATCTGGGTGTCACGCGCGATTCGATCTACCGCTGGATCGGCCGCAAGGGCCTGCCCGCGCATCGTGTGGGGCGGTTGTGGAAATTCCAGTTGTCCGAGGTGGATGAATGGGTGCGCGCGGGCGGCGCGGATGACACCACGGGCAACGGGCCCCCAAATGCAGCCTCGTGA
- a CDS encoding N-6 DNA methylase, with protein sequence MLTQDNLADLLNALGFEKKGAIHRKLFGAAILEVNFTKKEITYPEAAGLVINERQTCNFEANENFVVLECVHRLLEKGYKPEHIELEPKWKLGRGASGGRADILIKDNDGRPLLIIECKTAGTEFKRAWNKTLQDGDQLFSYAQQISETQFLCLYTSDLDASTVSYTSHIIAHRDNEKYLADNPLFKSFKSVTDVKERHAVWRDTYKLDYTTKGIFEENIQPYHIGKDKYSLADLHAISATDQQKKYHEFATILRQHNVSGRENAFDKLVNLFLCKLVDEIENPSDLKFYWKGVAYDTHFDLMDRLQQLYQAGMGKFLGEDITYINQGDVNNALRFIKQNPDATQRAVWNLFIQQKFFTNNDFSLIDVHNEKLFYQNAEVLLKILQMWQDIRLTDPHGHNQFLGDMFEGFLDQGVKQSEGQFFTPMPICRFIMMSLPLASLVQRSATPPKAIDYACGAGHFLTELALQLKPLVETHQPAADLAAYHKAMYGIEKEYRLSKVAKVSAFMYGQQGINICYGDGLINQHEAFPEIKDGSFDLLVANPPYSVRGFLETLPEEERKAYTLTETINDLETSNSIETFFIERAKQLLRADGVAAIILPSSILSNGGSAYIRTREILIQYFDIVAIAEFGSGTFGKTGTNTVTLFLRRKKTAPDTAAHYRERVAEWFKGCDASKRKQVIYKDEHLIARYAAHINVPLEDYKTLLKGDPNGAWTAHLEAVYLEKFNSSTEVANLYKAKWFKTLKPAEQDAEVEKRYLTFVQAIERDKLYHFVMACDQPNPVLIIRSPTETKAIKQFLGYEWSSAKGDEGIKLIKDAHGRHLTPLYDETNRDNATKLNYSIAANFNGTLAAIPSALLDVARTAPLVEMLDFSRAVFEKQINLANKGGAKIVSKWPISPLSSVAEIRKGTSITQKKAIPGVYKVIAGGMTHAYTHNAFNRPANTITVSASGASAGYVAFWKEPIFASDCTTVRGADDGHTEYLFHVLKSRQAEIQAASSGAAQPHVYPKDLEALQIPQPDPATLKKIVSECRSIDEEVQSSRDGLENALARIDAEVANIYGSSAAHSEIEKISIDIQYGLNEAMNEGGVGYKIFRMNEIIRGRMVDNGSMKRADISAEEFAKYKLNKGDLLFIRSNGSLEHIGKVGLFDLDGEYCYASYLVRIVPDSSKALPRYLGCIMNSEVFRKGMVSLAVKSGGTNNINATKMKSIKVPVLSLADQKKFIAKIEALEKQIADAQEVIDGAAARKQAILQKYL encoded by the coding sequence ATGCTGACACAAGACAATTTGGCGGATCTGCTCAATGCCCTCGGTTTCGAAAAGAAGGGCGCGATACATCGCAAGCTGTTCGGCGCAGCCATCCTCGAGGTGAACTTCACCAAGAAGGAAATCACATATCCCGAAGCTGCGGGCCTAGTCATCAATGAACGGCAAACCTGCAACTTCGAAGCCAACGAAAATTTCGTTGTGCTCGAATGTGTACACCGACTGCTGGAAAAGGGCTACAAACCTGAGCACATCGAACTGGAGCCCAAGTGGAAACTCGGGCGCGGTGCCAGTGGCGGGCGCGCCGACATCCTTATCAAGGACAACGATGGTCGCCCCTTGCTGATCATCGAATGCAAGACAGCCGGGACCGAGTTCAAGCGTGCTTGGAACAAAACCCTGCAGGACGGCGATCAATTATTCAGCTACGCGCAGCAAATCAGCGAAACCCAGTTCCTGTGCCTGTATACCTCGGACCTGGATGCAAGCACGGTCAGCTACACCAGCCACATCATTGCGCACCGCGACAACGAAAAATACCTGGCTGACAATCCGCTGTTCAAAAGCTTCAAGTCAGTTACCGATGTGAAAGAACGTCATGCCGTCTGGCGTGACACCTACAAGCTCGATTACACAACCAAGGGCATATTTGAAGAAAACATTCAGCCCTATCACATCGGCAAAGACAAATATTCGTTGGCCGATTTGCACGCCATCTCTGCAACCGACCAGCAGAAGAAGTACCACGAGTTCGCCACCATCCTGCGCCAGCACAACGTGTCGGGCCGTGAAAACGCCTTCGACAAGCTGGTCAACCTGTTTCTTTGCAAGCTGGTGGATGAAATTGAAAACCCATCCGACCTGAAGTTTTACTGGAAGGGTGTGGCCTACGACACCCATTTCGATCTGATGGACCGCCTGCAGCAGTTGTACCAAGCGGGTATGGGCAAGTTTCTCGGCGAAGACATCACCTACATCAACCAGGGTGACGTCAACAACGCACTTCGATTTATCAAGCAGAACCCGGATGCCACGCAGCGGGCGGTGTGGAATCTGTTCATTCAGCAGAAGTTTTTCACCAACAACGATTTCTCGCTGATCGATGTTCACAACGAAAAGTTGTTCTACCAGAACGCCGAGGTGCTACTGAAGATTCTGCAAATGTGGCAGGACATTCGCCTGACCGACCCGCATGGCCACAACCAGTTCCTGGGCGATATGTTCGAGGGCTTCCTCGACCAGGGCGTCAAGCAGAGCGAGGGGCAGTTCTTCACGCCCATGCCGATCTGCCGCTTCATCATGATGAGCCTGCCGCTGGCCTCACTCGTCCAGCGCAGCGCCACACCGCCCAAAGCCATCGATTACGCCTGCGGCGCGGGCCACTTTCTCACAGAGCTGGCCTTGCAGCTCAAGCCCCTGGTAGAAACGCATCAGCCAGCGGCAGACCTCGCGGCGTACCACAAGGCCATGTATGGCATCGAGAAGGAGTACCGCCTCTCCAAGGTCGCCAAGGTGTCGGCCTTCATGTACGGCCAGCAGGGGATCAACATCTGCTACGGCGACGGCCTGATCAACCAACACGAGGCATTTCCGGAGATCAAGGACGGAAGTTTTGACCTGCTGGTCGCCAACCCGCCTTACAGCGTGCGCGGCTTTCTGGAAACGCTGCCCGAAGAAGAACGCAAGGCCTACACCCTCACCGAGACCATCAACGATCTCGAAACCTCCAACAGCATCGAAACCTTTTTCATCGAGCGTGCCAAGCAGCTGCTGCGCGCCGACGGCGTCGCCGCGATCATCCTGCCGTCCAGCATCCTGTCCAACGGCGGCAGCGCCTACATCCGCACCCGCGAAATCCTGATCCAGTATTTCGACATCGTCGCCATTGCCGAATTCGGCAGCGGCACCTTCGGCAAAACGGGCACCAACACCGTCACTCTGTTCCTGCGCCGCAAGAAGACCGCGCCGGACACCGCCGCGCACTACCGCGAGCGCGTGGCGGAATGGTTCAAGGGCTGCGATGCCAGCAAGCGCAAGCAGGTCATCTACAAGGACGAGCATCTGATCGCCCGCTACGCGGCACACATCAATGTGCCGCTGGAGGACTACAAAACCCTGCTCAAAGGCGACCCTAACGGCGCATGGACCGCGCACCTGGAGGCGGTCTACCTCGAAAAATTCAACAGCAGCACCGAGGTCGCCAATCTCTACAAGGCCAAGTGGTTCAAGACGTTGAAGCCTGCAGAGCAGGACGCCGAAGTCGAAAAACGCTACCTGACTTTCGTCCAGGCCATCGAGCGCGACAAGCTCTACCACTTCGTGATGGCCTGCGACCAGCCCAACCCGGTTCTGATCATTCGCAGCCCGACAGAGACCAAGGCCATCAAGCAGTTCCTCGGCTACGAATGGAGTTCCGCCAAGGGCGACGAGGGCATCAAGCTGATCAAGGATGCCCACGGTCGGCACCTCACGCCGTTGTACGACGAAACCAATCGGGACAACGCAACGAAGTTGAATTACAGCATTGCGGCGAATTTCAACGGCACGCTGGCGGCCATACCGTCGGCATTGCTGGACGTGGCGCGAACCGCTCCGTTGGTGGAGATGCTGGATTTCTCTCGGGCCGTATTCGAAAAGCAGATCAACTTGGCGAACAAGGGCGGCGCAAAAATCGTATCCAAGTGGCCAATTTCCCCATTGAGTAGCGTGGCTGAAATACGAAAAGGCACATCAATTACCCAGAAAAAGGCTATCCCCGGCGTTTATAAAGTCATTGCGGGTGGTATGACTCACGCTTACACGCACAATGCTTTCAACCGCCCTGCTAACACGATCACCGTCAGTGCCTCAGGTGCCAGTGCAGGCTATGTGGCGTTCTGGAAGGAACCAATTTTCGCATCCGATTGCACCACGGTGCGTGGAGCAGATGATGGGCATACGGAATACCTCTTCCATGTATTAAAAAGTCGGCAAGCCGAAATTCAGGCGGCTTCAAGTGGTGCGGCGCAGCCTCATGTTTATCCGAAGGATCTTGAGGCTCTACAGATTCCACAGCCTGACCCAGCCACACTGAAGAAAATTGTTTCTGAATGCAGGTCGATTGACGAAGAGGTCCAATCCTCGCGCGACGGACTTGAGAATGCTTTGGCCCGCATTGACGCGGAAGTCGCCAATATTTATGGGTCTTCAGCTGCACATTCAGAAATCGAAAAAATCTCCATCGACATTCAGTACGGCCTAAACGAAGCCATGAACGAGGGCGGTGTCGGTTACAAGATCTTCCGCATGAACGAGATCATCCGTGGCCGGATGGTGGACAACGGCAGCATGAAGCGCGCCGACATCAGCGCCGAAGAGTTTGCCAAGTACAAGCTCAACAAGGGCGACCTGCTTTTCATTCGCTCCAACGGAAGTCTTGAACATATTGGCAAGGTCGGGCTGTTCGACCTGGATGGGGAATACTGCTACGCCTCGTATTTGGTGAGGATTGTTCCTGACTCTTCCAAGGCGCTGCCGAGATATCTGGGCTGCATCATGAACTCGGAAGTTTTTCGGAAGGGAATGGTTTCTTTGGCGGTGAAGTCAGGCGGCACCAACAACATCAATGCAACGAAGATGAAAAGCATCAAGGTGCCGGTGCTATCCCTCGCGGATCAAAAGAAATTCATCGCCAAGATCGAGGCGCTTGAAAAGCAGATTGCAGACGCCCAGGAGGTGATCGACGGCGCAGCCGCCCGCAAGCAGGCGATCCTGCAGAAGTATCTGTAA